The genomic interval CATGTCCCAGTGTTTCTGCCCTTCCTACCCCACTGGGTGCTGGTTGTGGAGGTTTGCATTTCAGCCCAGATGATTTTCTTAATTGAGCCTGTTGAGGAGTCCCATCGTGTAATGTGAAGAGCCCTCCCCAGTGGTGCCGCTCCCCAGGAGCCCAGAGCTCAAGCGGATACAATTTCTATTCGATGAAGCTTTGCAAGCTCCGCTGCCTATTCCTACAGAGGATCTCTATGTGCTAACAGGTCCTTTCACTTGCCCTCTCATTTCAGTTAATTGGAGTGCTTTGGCTAATGTGCTGCTGTGAGAAAACCCGTGACAtctgaaacattttaatgttagcCTAGTTGGCCTATTTATCTCACATTCAGTTTTGCAAAGTGgaattgaaatattttgaatgagatgatgatgataatcatttatttgatttacattttgtgtattaaaatatgttgttttgttatctAACCAGGACATACAAGCCCTTGCATATGCAATCTACGACCTTCCCCACTCTGCGGTACTCGGGCCGATTCAGCCCCTTTGAATCTCCCCCACCTCCGTTTGATAAGCAGGCAGAGCAAGGAGAGAGTCAAACAAGGTATGTTTAACTGCCCTCATTTGAAGGATATTAAAGAGCGTTTTATTTCTTACAAACAAATCGTGTTCAAAAGTCTATAATGAAGAATTTATCCTAattgttgttcattttttgtaaattagggagaagaaaaaagtccAAAGCAGCATTCAGGAGAAATCtcaaacactcacactcagCTGTAACCCTTCACCTGTGAGGCCACGCAAAAAGGAAGTGTCTTACTGTGAATGCTGTCATCAACCCTTCACTAGTCTGGAGgaggtaaaaaatattttacaatgatATTCGTTGGCATGTTACAGATTTTTCGAGATCCTTGTTTGGCTTGTATTTACATCTCTGACTGGTTGTCTTTGTTGGCCCTTGCAGCACTTGCAGTCTGATCAGCACCGTGCGTTTGTTGTGGATGAATCAAACTACAGTGTGTTGGACCAACTCGTGACTGAGATGCTTCCGGGATTTAACCCCAATCCAGCCCAACAGTCTGATGAAACACTGAACCGGTGAGTTTTTGTCATTGCATAGAAATGTCCTAATGATGTGAAATACCTGTAATCTTCTTTTTCACTGGACAACAGTGAgttttctttgttaaaatgGTGTGgggttttttgtattttctgtgttcCCTCTCCTAGACCACCAACTCCTTTGCCCATCTGTGAACTGGAGCCTCTCACTGATGCTGAGGCGGAGCATGCTGTTCAGGCCCTGCAGATACAAGTTTCATCATTCCATATTCGCCTCTCCAGTCCGGCTAAGGGTTCATCTGGAGGTGCTATCCCATCACTAGGAGTTCAGTTTCCCATCCCAAATCCACCTGCTGACATCCAGCCTTTCAGTACTAACACAGACTGCCATCTCCCGGACGGCCATCCTCCCGCTTTAAGTCCAACCATGCCTGTTTTGGAAGTTGAACCACAAGCTCACAACTCTGCCAGCCGGCAGACGGATAATCAACACCTCTTCCCATCCCCTGACCCTTACTCCCTGCCTCCGGTCCTCAGCCCACAAGTCCCTTACACGTCCTACATTATGGATCCGCACTGCCCGTACTCGGAGCCCCctgtcctcagtcctcaacAGTACACCGAAGAGGAGGCTGAGGAAACGCACACTTGTGAAATGGACACTGGAGAAAGTGTGTCTCAGTCTGTCCTTGATCCTATCGCCACAACACATTTTCCCTCTGTGGCTTTGACAATTGCAGAAGAGGTAAAGGAATCGAAACAAGAAAGTCTTTTGGGATTAAGTGAGATCACATGTTCAACCAATCGTTTGGAGTGTGCTACGCTGTTGTCACCTAGATCTCGGTCCCTCCCTCGACAGATGGCGACGACACCAAACGTCAGAAAGCGCTGCAGATCAGCCAGCCCCGAACACAGCCAGAGCAAAAGGAGGAGGATCACGGCGGAATTTGGTTACAGAAGTAGCTGGATTAAACAAGTGCATACATCTGCCAAACCAGAAAAGGACATTATGGCAAAACCTGAGGGCTGTTTATTATTTGACAAAGTCTCTTGTCAGATAAGACATTCCAGTCCTAAACCAAAAGTTTCTTCCACATACACTGTGGAAACACTTGGATCAAAACAGACTTTTACCACGTTTTGTGTTCCTACAGTAACGAATTTCACTCAGGCAACAAATCAAATGAACGTTTTAGGTCATGTGAGCACTTCTGTTGCTGATCACCCATCATGGCCACTCTCCTCAAAAGCAAAGACTTGTGATCCTCCACTTCAGCTCCCCGCTGGCAAGTCTCACAGTGCGATTTCCAGTCAAGACTCTCAATGTGCACAATCCCACTCCACCTCAGTGTGCATCGAGTCAGCCCTCATCCCAGACTTAGCCACGctctctccatcatcatcagacTCTGACTGGGACTGTGGCCTTCTGTCACGACTTGGACCTTCCTGTGCTGCTCCACTGTCGCCCGCCGAGCAGAGCTGTGAGCTCGACAAGGAGCGCCTCCACATGCCGTGCACCTGGATGCACAACACCAGCTACGAGTCAAGACTACACACCGCCCTTCAGCCGTCGCCCCCAGCAACCTCACTGTGTGGGGAGGAAGTGGACCCTTCAGCGTTTTCCAGGACTGTTGTACAAATTGTTGAGGTTCAGCACTGATGGTTATTGtctttagtcattttaaagaacTGCAAGAACCAATACATGTAAGGCAACGGGAGTAGTATGTTTTCACATTGCAGCTGCATATCTAACAGGGAGAAAACAACTGGCAGCGCTTAAGCTcatcaaaataagtcaatgaaatgtaatatattacaAACTTAGTGCAAACTAAATCGTTATATTAAGCTGTTTTTTACAGatgcagatttttattttttgttgaggAAGATGTTACTTTGTGGATACATTTCCACATGAATTTGAAGTGCATCCATTATCATTTTTCCTCTCAACCCCTAATTCCTCCTTGTGAACAGAACCCTAAGCAATATTCTGTATGTTGTGCTGACTGAAGTCTTTCAGCAGCTATGTCCGGGAACATATGGTGGTATTGAGAATTTAATGAGGCTTTCCTGAAGGGGGCATTGCTCAATTACTGTAAGTGCTGTCTCTGGATCAGATCCCCCTCGCGCTGGCGTTGATGAGGCGTTCGTAGAGTGGAGGACTCGCACAACCTGTGATACAGGAATCGGTCTGATTAATGTCAAATTGCTTTTCCCACCTTGTGAAGGTCGGCCAAAGGA from Anoplopoma fimbria isolate UVic2021 breed Golden Eagle Sablefish chromosome 5, Afim_UVic_2022, whole genome shotgun sequence carries:
- the dbf4b gene encoding uncharacterized protein dbf4b, which encodes MQHQQYAEEQGLLGSLCPGQKKLEGKTFYLDVLKKRSTALLLEAVSLLGGRVESFLHKDVSFVVTGSQEDPKEQKSADTKAERKGTSEEAQRPIMQRESVLSSDKPRPGTPRPAACGSRGKALLEKAIRNNERLQGNSVLANARSWGVKILYVDDVLLYLKQLTRESFSAVHKRPERTSAKHHVVKAAALRSPYLKIEDMSRTYKPLHMQSTTFPTLRYSGRFSPFESPPPPFDKQAEQGESQTREKKKVQSSIQEKSQTLTLSCNPSPVRPRKKEVSYCECCHQPFTSLEEHLQSDQHRAFVVDESNYSVLDQLVTEMLPGFNPNPAQQSDETLNRPPTPLPICELEPLTDAEAEHAVQALQIQVSSFHIRLSSPAKGSSGGAIPSLGVQFPIPNPPADIQPFSTNTDCHLPDGHPPALSPTMPVLEVEPQAHNSASRQTDNQHLFPSPDPYSLPPVLSPQVPYTSYIMDPHCPYSEPPVLSPQQYTEEEAEETHTCEMDTGESVSQSVLDPIATTHFPSVALTIAEEVKESKQESLLGLSEITCSTNRLECATLLSPRSRSLPRQMATTPNVRKRCRSASPEHSQSKRRRITAEFGYRSSWIKQVHTSAKPEKDIMAKPEGCLLFDKVSCQIRHSSPKPKVSSTYTVETLGSKQTFTTFCVPTVTNFTQATNQMNVLGHVSTSVADHPSWPLSSKAKTCDPPLQLPAGKSHSAISSQDSQCAQSHSTSVCIESALIPDLATLSPSSSDSDWDCGLLSRLGPSCAAPLSPAEQSCELDKERLHMPCTWMHNTSYESRLHTALQPSPPATSLCGEEVDPSAFSRTVVQIVEVQH